One window of the Paenibacillus beijingensis genome contains the following:
- the lepB gene encoding signal peptidase I produces MNNPSSPKKEPKRSLFREIREWTAAIVIAVAVSMLIRNYAFAQTEVHNVSMQKTLVEGQRLVEDKLSYRFSNPERGDIVIIKGPESELRLVKRVIGLPGDNLDMKNGHVYINGRLSEETYTKGETFPEGLKLPFTVPEGTVFVMGDNRENSQDSRELGPIRFSSLEGKVIFRLWPPNRIGPVR; encoded by the coding sequence TTGAACAATCCATCCTCGCCTAAAAAAGAGCCTAAGCGCAGCCTGTTCCGCGAAATACGCGAATGGACCGCAGCGATCGTAATCGCGGTGGCGGTTTCGATGCTTATCCGCAATTACGCCTTCGCCCAGACGGAGGTACATAACGTTTCGATGCAAAAAACACTCGTGGAAGGCCAGCGGCTAGTGGAAGATAAATTATCGTACCGTTTCTCCAATCCGGAGCGGGGGGATATCGTCATCATAAAAGGGCCGGAAAGCGAGCTCAGGCTGGTCAAACGGGTTATTGGCTTGCCCGGAGATAATCTGGATATGAAAAATGGCCATGTTTACATTAACGGCCGTCTAAGCGAGGAAACGTATACAAAAGGGGAAACGTTCCCGGAAGGGCTGAAGCTGCCTTTTACCGTCCCGGAAGGCACCGTCTTTGTGATGGGGGACAACCGCGAGAACAGCCAGGACAGCCGCGAGCTCGGGCCAATACGCTTCTCCAGCCTGGAGGGCAAAGTGATATTCAGGCTGTGGCCGCCGAACCGGATCGGACCTGTCCGCTAA
- a CDS encoding DUF4184 family protein gives MPFTLSHPVYAVVLRKTVPSFSFTGLALGSMIPDMEYFMAMDTFKTIGHSIPGFLLLGLPLSISIAYAFHNVMKPVVPRLLPSAGGLDRYAAQRLGGRWKPEGVTGWFVFLISLFIGYLDHLFLDGMSHTGGWLVNEFPGLRRTVAGIKGYSWLQYFLSLVGLAIPLRWLYKDWLKWRKNEPQVVRPLRRSPYGRKFGPRFMLLLSAAMLFTLKMKLTPYPADNVMLLVSSSSALLFGWYAASLFHSGSLRGAGMQRMSALLALLAIMAVFKAARAAAGMIVDSSIPQLVLWIAFIWTWSAAVWIISRRAAEGAGWPWKIRGRFV, from the coding sequence TTGCCATTCACCTTATCCCATCCGGTATACGCGGTCGTGCTGCGCAAAACGGTTCCGTCTTTCAGCTTCACCGGTCTCGCGCTCGGAAGCATGATTCCGGACATGGAATACTTCATGGCAATGGATACTTTCAAAACGATCGGACATTCCATCCCCGGTTTTTTGCTGCTTGGTCTGCCGCTCTCCATTTCCATCGCGTACGCCTTTCACAATGTAATGAAACCGGTCGTTCCAAGGCTGCTGCCGTCGGCAGGAGGATTGGACCGGTATGCCGCCCAGCGGCTTGGGGGACGCTGGAAACCGGAAGGCGTGACGGGTTGGTTCGTCTTTTTGATCTCGCTCTTCATCGGATACCTCGATCATCTATTTTTGGACGGCATGTCCCATACGGGCGGCTGGCTTGTGAATGAATTTCCCGGATTAAGGCGTACTGTTGCCGGTATTAAAGGATACTCGTGGCTGCAGTACTTTTTGTCACTGGTCGGACTTGCGATTCCGCTCAGATGGCTCTACAAGGACTGGCTGAAATGGCGCAAAAACGAGCCGCAGGTTGTAAGGCCGCTGCGGCGTTCTCCATACGGCCGCAAATTCGGTCCGCGCTTTATGCTGCTGTTGTCCGCAGCGATGCTGTTTACATTAAAAATGAAGCTGACGCCATATCCAGCCGACAATGTGATGCTGCTCGTATCTTCCAGTTCCGCGCTGCTGTTTGGCTGGTATGCCGCATCTCTTTTTCATTCCGGTTCCCTCCGGGGAGCGGGCATGCAGCGGATGTCTGCTTTGCTGGCGCTTTTGGCGATCATGGCGGTGTTCAAGGCGGCTCGTGCCGCCGCGGGCATGATCGTCGACAGCAGCATTCCGCAATTGGTGCTGTGGATCGCTTTCATCTGGACATGGTCGGCAGCCGTCTGGATCATATCCCGCCGGGCGGCAGAGGGAGCCGGATGGCCGTGGAAAATCCGGGGCAGATTTGTATGA
- the hisC gene encoding histidinol-phosphate transaminase: protein MSRYWSELAASLVPYVPGEQPKDKKYIKLNTNENPYPPSPAVLEALRGAAGGDLRLYPDPSSTALTETIAEYYRLPPASVFVGNGSDEILAFAFAALFRTSEPVYYPDITYSFYPVYASLYGLESVKVPLTDDFDVPIESFYNVDGGIIIPNPNAPTSKYVALEGIRSILEHNPDRVVVVDEAYIDFGGESAVKLIHDFPNLLVVQTLSKSRSLAGLRVGFALGHPDLIDGLNRVKNSFNSYTIDRLASAGAVAALKDEIYFQQCCRNVIATRERIAGQLRELGFDVPESKANFLFIAHPDKPAEELFRKLRDKGILVRYFNKPRIDNRLRVSIGTDEEMDAFVAALRELTVAAAAGKDSN, encoded by the coding sequence TTGAGCCGATACTGGAGTGAACTGGCCGCTTCTCTCGTGCCTTACGTGCCGGGCGAGCAGCCGAAAGACAAAAAGTACATCAAGCTGAACACAAATGAAAATCCTTACCCGCCATCCCCCGCAGTACTGGAAGCGCTGCGCGGCGCAGCAGGCGGCGATTTGCGGCTTTATCCCGATCCAAGCAGCACCGCCCTCACGGAAACGATTGCCGAATATTACAGACTGCCGCCTGCAAGCGTATTTGTCGGCAACGGTTCGGATGAAATTTTGGCATTCGCATTCGCGGCACTGTTCCGCACATCGGAGCCAGTTTATTACCCTGACATTACGTACAGTTTCTACCCGGTTTATGCGTCGCTGTACGGACTCGAATCGGTAAAAGTGCCGTTGACCGACGATTTCGATGTGCCGATCGAATCGTTTTACAACGTGGACGGCGGCATCATCATTCCGAATCCGAATGCGCCGACTTCCAAGTACGTGGCGCTTGAAGGCATCCGCTCCATTCTCGAGCATAATCCGGACCGCGTCGTCGTTGTGGACGAAGCCTACATTGATTTCGGCGGCGAATCCGCCGTCAAATTGATCCACGATTTTCCGAATCTGCTTGTCGTCCAAACGTTGTCGAAATCCCGTTCCCTTGCCGGGCTGCGGGTCGGCTTCGCGCTCGGTCATCCCGACTTGATCGATGGGCTGAACCGGGTCAAAAATTCATTCAACTCTTACACGATCGACCGTTTGGCGTCGGCCGGCGCAGTAGCGGCGCTGAAGGACGAAATTTATTTCCAGCAATGCTGCCGCAACGTGATCGCCACCCGCGAGCGGATAGCCGGACAGCTGCGCGAGCTCGGGTTTGACGTTCCGGAGTCCAAAGCCAACTTCCTGTTCATCGCCCATCCGGACAAGCCGGCCGAAGAGCTGTTCCGCAAGCTGCGCGACAAAGGTATTCTGGTGCGGTACTTCAACAAGCCCCGGATCGACAACCGGCTGCGCGTCAGCATCGGAACCGATGAGGAGATGGACGCTTTCGTTGCTGCGCTGCGTGAATTGACTGTTGCCGCGGCGGCAGGCAAAGATTCGAATTAA
- a CDS encoding DUF3889 domain-containing protein yields the protein MKKNIMIFPLLAAVLLIWAVPALWAVPSISSAEPSYARFGRIAVKETIAKYGAEVVDYRYDGRFPLPDDMAEERFRLWLRKENREFGVTVHMTIVPSTNRLVSIRWESGTS from the coding sequence ATGAAAAAGAACATCATGATTTTTCCGCTGCTGGCGGCGGTTTTGCTGATTTGGGCTGTTCCGGCGCTTTGGGCTGTACCGTCGATTTCATCCGCCGAACCTTCCTATGCCCGCTTTGGACGAATCGCCGTTAAGGAAACGATCGCCAAATATGGCGCCGAAGTCGTCGATTACCGCTACGACGGCCGATTTCCGCTGCCGGATGATATGGCCGAGGAACGGTTCAGGCTGTGGCTGCGAAAGGAAAACCGGGAATTCGGCGTAACCGTGCATATGACGATTGTACCCTCGACAAACCGGCTTGTGTCCATCCGCTGGGAGTCCGGCACTTCTTGA
- a CDS encoding YbjQ family protein — protein MLLTTTSTIQGRDILEYSGVVTGEAIMGANVVRDFFASITDIVGGRSGAYESKLKEARDVAIEEMKQQASRIGANAIVGIDIDYEVVREGMLMVAVSGTAVRI, from the coding sequence TTGCTGCTAACAACAACATCGACGATTCAAGGACGGGACATTTTGGAATATTCAGGAGTCGTGACCGGCGAAGCGATTATGGGCGCCAACGTTGTCAGAGATTTTTTCGCATCGATTACGGATATCGTGGGGGGCCGTTCGGGCGCATACGAAAGCAAGCTGAAAGAAGCGCGCGATGTGGCGATTGAAGAAATGAAGCAGCAGGCCTCCCGGATCGGGGCCAATGCGATTGTCGGCATCGACATCGATTACGAAGTGGTCCGCGAAGGAATGCTGATGGTGGCCGTCAGCGGTACGGCAGTACGGATTTAA
- a CDS encoding DnaJ family domain-containing protein: MDLFSILAEQKIKEAMERGEFDRLSGAGKPLDLEDLSHIPEELRVGYLMMKRAELLPEAQRLKKEISTLQDLLDHCRDDERRRSELERSLSVRRLQLRKLGESRDWVNNEAVLQYEHRIKTKLEGEQT, from the coding sequence ATGGACCTGTTCTCGATTTTGGCGGAACAGAAAATCAAGGAAGCGATGGAGCGCGGGGAGTTTGACCGTCTTTCAGGCGCCGGCAAGCCGCTCGATTTGGAAGATTTATCGCATATTCCGGAGGAGCTGCGCGTAGGATACTTGATGATGAAGCGGGCGGAGCTGCTGCCGGAGGCGCAGCGGCTGAAAAAGGAAATTTCGACGCTGCAGGATTTGCTCGACCACTGCAGAGATGACGAAAGAAGGCGTTCCGAGCTGGAACGATCGCTGTCTGTACGCCGGCTGCAGCTGCGCAAGCTTGGTGAAAGCAGAGACTGGGTGAACAATGAAGCGGTTTTGCAGTACGAGCATCGAATCAAGACGAAATTGGAAGGGGAACAAACTTGA
- a CDS encoding rhodanese-like domain-containing protein: protein MNSEMTTEQLRTKLEEGEPLNLIDVREQEEWNEGHIKEAKFLPLSELQERLDELKGQTQPLVLICRSGNRSGKACAFLAAQGYSVVNVLGGMLAWDGPVTTGE from the coding sequence ATGAACAGCGAAATGACGACCGAACAGCTGCGGACAAAGCTGGAAGAAGGCGAGCCGCTCAACCTGATCGATGTCAGGGAACAGGAAGAGTGGAACGAGGGCCACATTAAGGAAGCGAAGTTTCTTCCACTGTCCGAGCTGCAGGAGCGGCTCGATGAACTGAAGGGACAGACTCAGCCGCTCGTTCTCATATGCAGAAGCGGAAACCGAAGCGGAAAGGCATGCGCTTTTCTCGCGGCTCAAGGTTACTCCGTCGTGAACGTGCTGGGCGGCATGCTGGCCTGGGACGGTCCGGTCACAACCGGGGAATAA
- a CDS encoding heavy metal translocating P-type ATPase: MSNKAGDVSLDYRIEGMSCTACAARIERALGKMDGVRQVSVSYASRMAWIRFDPLLQQPARIVERIGQLGFRAVGTEGAGVSFDEAARLQMRLIVSALFSLPLLWSMADHVPLLGLLPMPPLFRNLWFQLAIASVIQFGIGMPFYIGAWNALRERTANMDVLVAVGTTAAYLYSHYMVFAFIRESGGFRLTSGSHPAVYFETPAVVITALLLGKYMESRIAARALRETEGYGGLRSKEAVIVRAGSRRSVPLAEVRVGDHVMAEAGAKIPVDGVVLEGEAEADESLLTGESRPVRKRTGAEVWAGTVLIGGTLRIRTEAVQAGTMLDRIHGLLKRAQASKSTVQRRVDRISVIFVPAMLTLSVLTFAGNWLWFAPGETDRALLRSLAVLLAACPCALGLAAPISLVIASGRLARRGIVVKDAGALERLAHLDTLVLDKTGTLTEGKPNLSAVKPLAVSETALLRLAAAAESASPHPFAKAIVDAAASRGLVPPSSTGIRELPGYGITAQVEGRQIGIGSAKFMEDQQWTGLEALQLFARKHEDAGATVLYVAADGRCLGAFAFSDKVKDSSERAVAWLRKAGLDVHLATGDHKAPALAAAETAGIGSVHASMTPERKFALVESLKREGRVTAMAGDGWNDAPALAAADVGFALGSGARAALEAGHLTLLRPRLTGICQAIAISRLTLRNIRQNLAFALLYNMMIVPLAVCGLLQPWMAGGAMALSSLSVVCNALRLGRLIDRKLKENSAE; this comes from the coding sequence GTGAGCAATAAGGCCGGGGACGTATCGCTCGATTATCGAATCGAAGGGATGAGCTGCACCGCGTGCGCGGCTCGCATTGAACGGGCGCTAGGAAAAATGGACGGCGTCCGCCAAGTTTCCGTCAGCTACGCCTCCAGAATGGCTTGGATTCGCTTTGACCCGCTGTTGCAGCAGCCTGCCCGGATCGTGGAGAGGATCGGACAGCTGGGCTTTCGGGCGGTCGGCACCGAAGGTGCCGGCGTATCTTTCGATGAGGCTGCCCGTCTGCAAATGCGGCTCATCGTCTCCGCTTTATTCAGCTTGCCGCTGCTCTGGTCGATGGCGGACCATGTGCCGCTGCTTGGCCTGCTTCCTATGCCGCCGCTTTTTCGCAATCTGTGGTTTCAGCTGGCAATTGCGTCCGTCATCCAGTTCGGTATCGGAATGCCATTTTATATCGGCGCTTGGAATGCTCTCCGCGAGCGGACCGCCAATATGGATGTGCTCGTCGCGGTCGGCACTACCGCCGCCTATTTATACAGTCATTACATGGTCTTTGCTTTTATTCGCGAATCCGGCGGCTTTCGTTTGACGTCAGGGAGCCATCCTGCCGTCTATTTCGAAACGCCGGCTGTCGTTATTACCGCGCTCCTTCTTGGCAAATATATGGAATCCCGCATCGCTGCGCGCGCCTTGCGCGAAACCGAAGGCTACGGCGGGCTGCGCAGCAAGGAAGCGGTAATCGTCCGCGCGGGCTCCAGGCGCAGCGTCCCGCTTGCCGAGGTGCGGGTCGGGGATCACGTAATGGCGGAAGCGGGCGCCAAAATTCCGGTCGACGGCGTCGTGCTGGAAGGAGAGGCCGAGGCCGACGAATCGTTGCTGACCGGCGAGAGCCGTCCGGTCCGGAAGCGGACCGGAGCAGAAGTATGGGCCGGTACCGTGCTTATTGGCGGCACGCTTCGCATCCGTACGGAAGCGGTCCAGGCGGGTACGATGCTCGATCGTATCCATGGGCTGCTGAAGCGGGCGCAAGCGTCCAAATCGACGGTTCAGCGCCGGGTGGACCGAATATCCGTAATTTTTGTTCCCGCTATGCTTACGTTGTCGGTGTTGACGTTTGCCGGAAACTGGCTCTGGTTTGCCCCCGGCGAGACGGACCGCGCCCTGCTCCGTTCGCTGGCCGTACTGCTGGCCGCTTGCCCGTGCGCGCTTGGCCTTGCCGCTCCGATCTCACTGGTCATCGCTTCCGGGAGGCTCGCGCGCCGGGGGATCGTCGTCAAGGACGCGGGGGCGCTGGAGAGGCTGGCGCATCTCGACACACTCGTACTGGACAAGACGGGCACCTTGACCGAAGGAAAGCCAAATCTGAGCGCTGTGAAGCCGCTGGCGGTAAGCGAGACGGCTTTGCTGCGCTTGGCCGCGGCTGCGGAGTCCGCTTCGCCGCATCCGTTCGCGAAGGCGATTGTCGATGCGGCAGCAAGCCGCGGACTCGTTCCACCTTCCTCGACCGGCATCCGCGAGCTGCCCGGATATGGGATCACCGCTCAAGTGGAGGGCCGGCAGATCGGCATTGGCAGCGCCAAATTTATGGAAGATCAGCAGTGGACCGGATTGGAGGCGCTGCAGTTATTCGCACGGAAGCACGAGGATGCCGGCGCAACGGTGCTTTATGTCGCCGCTGACGGCAGATGCCTCGGCGCATTCGCGTTTTCGGATAAAGTAAAAGACTCGTCGGAACGGGCGGTAGCTTGGCTCCGAAAGGCGGGACTTGACGTACATCTTGCGACCGGCGACCACAAGGCGCCGGCGCTGGCTGCGGCGGAAACGGCCGGAATCGGGTCCGTGCATGCGTCGATGACGCCGGAGCGGAAGTTTGCGCTGGTGGAATCGCTGAAGCGGGAGGGACGCGTCACGGCAATGGCCGGCGACGGCTGGAACGACGCCCCTGCGCTGGCTGCCGCCGATGTCGGCTTCGCGCTCGGAAGCGGAGCCCGGGCGGCATTGGAGGCGGGTCATCTGACGCTGCTGCGGCCGCGCTTGACCGGCATTTGCCAGGCAATCGCGATCAGCCGCCTAACGCTTCGCAATATCCGGCAAAATCTGGCCTTTGCGCTGTTGTACAATATGATGATCGTGCCGCTGGCGGTCTGCGGCCTGCTTCAGCCGTGGATGGCCGGAGGCGCGATGGCGCTCAGCTCGCTGTCGGTCGTCTGCAACGCGCTGCGGCTCGGCCGCTTGATTGACCGCAAGCTGAAGGAGAATTCGGCAGAATGA
- a CDS encoding ABC transporter substrate-binding protein, with amino-acid sequence MKQQAMKSFKLSVAIMIAAVMLLLAACGSGGESGSGASTNGAPANGASQSAASEEPSTGAATGNSADAKTTAYPLTVKDASGTEITFDKAPERVVSLVPSETETLFAIGAGDEVVGVDEYSNYPEEASKKTKIGDLKTNVEAVTALNPDLVVASSTMNAEAIEKLRQLNIKVYASAPKTYDETVDKIGQLGLIMNKQEQSGQVQQHMKDVKQQVTDAVKDAPKTKVYLEFSPGWTVGKGEFMDELVTLAGGTNVAGDQSGWFEVNSEQIVKANPELIVYPKLDGNPILPGIKSRAGWSVIDAVKNNRFAEVPMDPLVRVGPRLADGLLDLAKAIHPDLVK; translated from the coding sequence ATGAAACAACAAGCAATGAAATCCTTCAAATTATCGGTTGCCATCATGATCGCAGCAGTAATGCTGCTTCTCGCCGCATGCGGCAGCGGCGGCGAAAGCGGCAGCGGAGCCTCCACGAACGGGGCGCCTGCAAACGGTGCGAGCCAATCGGCCGCGTCAGAGGAACCAAGTACGGGAGCGGCAACCGGCAATTCGGCGGACGCCAAGACGACCGCGTATCCGCTGACGGTCAAGGATGCATCGGGAACGGAGATTACGTTTGACAAAGCTCCGGAGCGCGTCGTATCGCTCGTGCCGAGCGAAACGGAAACGTTATTCGCGATCGGAGCGGGCGATGAAGTCGTTGGCGTCGACGAATACAGCAACTATCCCGAGGAGGCAAGCAAAAAAACGAAAATCGGCGATTTGAAGACGAATGTGGAAGCCGTCACCGCGCTTAATCCCGACCTCGTTGTCGCCTCTTCGACGATGAATGCGGAAGCGATAGAAAAGCTGCGCCAGCTGAACATTAAAGTGTACGCGTCCGCACCGAAAACGTACGATGAAACGGTTGACAAAATCGGCCAGCTCGGTCTCATCATGAACAAACAGGAGCAGTCCGGACAAGTGCAGCAGCATATGAAAGATGTGAAGCAGCAGGTCACGGACGCGGTGAAAGACGCTCCGAAGACAAAAGTGTACCTGGAGTTTTCGCCGGGCTGGACGGTCGGCAAAGGCGAGTTTATGGATGAACTGGTGACGCTGGCGGGCGGTACGAATGTGGCCGGCGACCAAAGCGGCTGGTTCGAAGTCAACTCCGAACAAATCGTCAAGGCCAATCCGGAGCTGATCGTATATCCGAAATTGGACGGTAACCCGATTTTGCCCGGCATTAAGAGCCGTGCGGGCTGGTCGGTTATCGACGCGGTGAAGAACAACCGCTTCGCGGAAGTGCCGATGGATCCGCTTGTCCGTGTCGGTCCCCGCCTCGCGGACGGGCTTCTCGATCTGGCAAAGGCGATTCATCCCGACCTTGTGAAATAA
- a CDS encoding FecCD family ABC transporter permease: MKAKLYGYGGAGLLLLAFSVVVSLSLGSAGMSLHDVWGILTSRLFGGAADGWNEGQEAIVLQIRLPRVMLAILIGAALALAGAGFQGVLRNPLADPFTLGVASGCSVGAAFLILFGYQTLVGIWTLPVVAFVTGIVALAGVLALARTKGAMGLETLILSGVVIESFLGSLVSFMVSLSQGVVNQILFWLMGSIALKGWSEVYLVIPFIAVGLPLLLAFAQPLNLFVLGERHAAHLGVRVERTKLIVLAASTLLTAAAVSVAGVIGFVGLVVPHLIRLIAGPDYRLIIPLSAIGGGIFVLWADTLARIALSPREIQLGVVTAFIGAPFFAYLLYRRKAVKGGTT, translated from the coding sequence ATCAAAGCCAAATTGTACGGTTATGGAGGAGCAGGCTTGCTCCTCCTTGCCTTTTCTGTCGTTGTCAGTCTTTCTCTCGGCTCTGCCGGAATGTCCCTTCATGATGTATGGGGCATTTTGACGAGTCGATTGTTTGGAGGCGCAGCCGACGGTTGGAACGAAGGCCAAGAGGCCATCGTGCTGCAAATCCGGCTGCCCAGAGTGATGCTTGCCATTCTGATCGGCGCCGCACTTGCCCTCGCCGGAGCAGGATTTCAGGGCGTCCTGCGCAATCCGCTGGCCGATCCATTCACGCTTGGAGTCGCTTCCGGCTGTTCGGTGGGGGCAGCATTTTTAATTTTGTTCGGATACCAAACATTGGTCGGAATATGGACGCTTCCGGTGGTCGCTTTTGTAACCGGAATTGTCGCGCTGGCAGGTGTTCTGGCGCTTGCCCGCACCAAGGGCGCGATGGGGTTAGAGACGTTAATTTTGTCCGGTGTCGTCATCGAATCTTTTCTCGGCTCGCTCGTATCGTTTATGGTCAGTCTTTCTCAAGGTGTCGTCAACCAGATTTTGTTCTGGCTTATGGGCAGCATTGCGCTAAAAGGATGGAGCGAAGTTTATCTTGTCATCCCTTTTATTGCGGTCGGACTGCCGCTCCTGCTGGCATTTGCACAGCCGCTAAACCTGTTTGTGCTCGGTGAGCGCCATGCGGCTCATCTCGGCGTGCGCGTGGAGCGGACCAAGCTGATCGTGCTGGCAGCATCTACGCTGCTTACGGCGGCGGCGGTATCCGTTGCAGGCGTCATCGGTTTTGTAGGCCTTGTCGTGCCGCACTTGATTCGGCTCATCGCCGGTCCGGATTACCGGCTCATTATCCCGCTTTCTGCAATCGGCGGCGGCATATTCGTGCTATGGGCCGATACGCTGGCGCGGATTGCGCTCAGCCCGCGCGAAATTCAGCTTGGAGTCGTCACCGCTTTTATCGGGGCGCCGTTTTTTGCTTATTTGCTTTACCGCCGTAAAGCGGTTAAAGGGGGAACGACATGA
- a CDS encoding ABC transporter ATP-binding protein, whose translation MIEAKNVAYRLGQTEVLSGLSFTLAPGKLYGIIGPNGVGKSSLLRLISGVEKPAAGQLLLEGKQAAAYPRKELARWLSVLQQGGLPPVGFTVRETVAMGRFPFQNWLGDEEADTEALIDSVLEAMGLSALQHRTMDNLSGGERQRVALAQVMAQQPRLVLLDEPTTYLDIGFQVLLMDTVSGWQRKRGLTAIAVLHDLNLASLYCDEILVLHEGQLAAFGPPADILDAALVRRVYGTEAAAVAHPANGRPQFLLMNGK comes from the coding sequence ATGATCGAAGCGAAAAATGTCGCGTACCGGCTCGGACAAACCGAGGTGTTAAGCGGTCTTTCGTTTACGCTGGCGCCGGGCAAGCTGTACGGCATTATCGGTCCGAACGGAGTCGGGAAATCGTCGCTGCTTCGTCTCATTTCGGGCGTGGAGAAGCCGGCGGCAGGGCAGCTGCTGCTCGAAGGCAAACAGGCGGCGGCTTACCCCCGCAAGGAACTGGCCCGCTGGCTGTCCGTGCTGCAGCAGGGAGGACTGCCGCCGGTCGGTTTTACGGTCAGGGAAACGGTCGCGATGGGCCGCTTTCCGTTTCAAAACTGGCTTGGGGATGAAGAGGCCGACACCGAAGCCCTGATCGATTCGGTGCTCGAAGCGATGGGACTATCGGCGCTGCAGCACCGGACGATGGACAACTTGAGCGGCGGTGAACGGCAGCGGGTCGCACTGGCCCAAGTGATGGCGCAGCAGCCGCGTTTGGTGCTGCTGGATGAGCCGACGACGTACCTCGATATCGGCTTTCAGGTTTTGCTGATGGATACTGTTTCCGGCTGGCAGCGTAAGCGAGGGCTGACGGCAATTGCCGTCCTTCACGATTTGAATCTGGCTTCGCTTTACTGCGATGAGATATTGGTGCTGCATGAGGGGCAGCTTGCCGCATTCGGTCCTCCGGCCGATATATTGGATGCAGCGCTGGTCCGCCGTGTGTATGGGACGGAGGCGGCAGCCGTTGCGCACCCTGCGAACGGCCGGCCGCAGTTTTTGCTTATGAACGGAAAATGA
- the cobT gene encoding nicotinate-nucleotide--dimethylbenzimidazole phosphoribosyltransferase — MQSAIERILPFDEEAAAAAERHSDGLTKPPGSLGKLEAIARQLAGIAGGLWPELSRRAVIVMAGDHGVCEEGVSAFPAEVTPQMVLNFLEGGAAVNVLARQSGADVVCVDIGVNAELKHERLVSRKIRMGTANMAAGPAMLRGEAAAAVRTGIEIAERLAQEGVRLFATGEMGIGNTTASAALASVLAGIDPERSVGSGTGIDEQRRRHKVDVVKKAIAVNEPDAADPLGVLAKVGGLEIAGLVGVIIGAAASRCPVVIDGYISTAAALVAVRLAPGVKPYLIGSHLSMEQGHRDLLQAVGLSPLIQLDMRLGEGTGAVLCFHFIDAALGLMQEMATFESAGISKG, encoded by the coding sequence ATCCAATCTGCAATCGAACGCATTCTTCCTTTTGACGAAGAAGCTGCCGCCGCGGCCGAACGCCATTCCGACGGACTGACCAAGCCGCCGGGAAGTCTCGGCAAGCTGGAGGCGATCGCCCGCCAGCTTGCAGGCATCGCGGGCGGATTATGGCCGGAATTATCGCGCCGTGCCGTTATCGTAATGGCCGGTGATCACGGCGTGTGCGAAGAGGGCGTCAGCGCGTTTCCGGCCGAAGTGACGCCGCAGATGGTGCTGAACTTTCTGGAGGGCGGCGCGGCTGTAAACGTGCTCGCCCGCCAGAGCGGTGCCGACGTCGTCTGTGTGGACATCGGGGTCAATGCGGAGCTTAAGCATGAGCGGCTTGTCAGCCGCAAAATTCGGATGGGCACCGCCAATATGGCGGCGGGCCCCGCAATGCTGCGCGGTGAGGCGGCCGCGGCGGTTCGCACCGGCATTGAAATTGCCGAGCGGCTGGCGCAGGAAGGCGTCCGGTTGTTTGCTACGGGCGAGATGGGAATCGGCAATACGACGGCCAGCGCCGCTCTTGCTTCCGTGCTGGCTGGCATCGATCCGGAACGCTCGGTAGGCAGCGGCACGGGGATTGATGAACAACGACGCCGCCACAAAGTGGACGTTGTCAAAAAAGCGATCGCCGTCAACGAACCGGATGCTGCGGATCCGCTCGGCGTGCTGGCGAAAGTGGGCGGACTTGAGATCGCAGGCCTTGTCGGGGTCATCATCGGAGCTGCCGCAAGCCGCTGTCCCGTCGTCATTGACGGCTATATTTCTACGGCTGCAGCGCTAGTCGCCGTACGTCTTGCTCCCGGGGTGAAGCCGTATTTGATCGGCTCCCATCTGTCGATGGAGCAGGGGCACCGGGATTTGCTTCAGGCAGTAGGGCTGAGCCCGCTTATCCAGCTGGATATGAGGCTGGGCGAAGGAACAGGAGCGGTGCTTTGCTTTCATTTTATCGATGCCGCGCTTGGGCTTATGCAGGAGATGGCAACGTTCGAAAGCGCCGGCATCTCGAAGGGATAG